Genomic window (Streptosporangium brasiliense):
TGCGGATGCTCAAGGAGCTCATCGGCTGGGACTCCTTCCCCGGGTTGAAGGCTCGGGCGGCGGCCGAGGGGCGCAGGATCGGCATCGGCATCGGCTGTTACGTCGAGGGCACCGGCGTCGGGCCGTACGAGGGCGGCCACGTCCAGGTCACCTCCGACGGCCGGGTGCACGTCTCCACGGGGCTGACCTCCCAGGGGCAGGGCCATGAGACCGTCTTCGCCCAGATCGCCGCGGCCGAGCTGGGCGTCCCGCTGGAGCGGGTCTCGGTGGTGACCGGCGACACCCGCAGGTTCGGTTACGCGGTCGGCACGTTCGCCTCGCGGGCCGCGGTGATGAGCGGCAACGCGATCGCGCTGGCCTGCCGGAAGGTCCGGGAGAAGGCCCTGCGGATCGCGGCCGACGCGCTGGAGGCCGATCCGCGCGACCTGGAGATCGTCGACGGCGAGGTGAAGGTGGTGGGCGCGCCCGGCGTCTCCCTCCCGCTGGCGACCGTGGCGGTGCTGTCCAACCCCCTGCGCTACGCCTTCGACGAGGAGGCGGCCCGGGCGACCCAGTTCGCCGGGGCGTCGTCCTTCGACAGGCCGCCGGTGCGGGAGGGGGAGGAGCCGGGGCTCGAGGGGCGCGACTACTACTCGCCGCTCCGCTCGACCTTCGCCTCCGGCATGCACGCGGCGATCGTGGAGACCGATCCGCTGACGGCCGAGATCCGCATCCTGCGCTACGCCGTGGTCCACGACTGCGGCAACCTGATCAACCCGATGATCGTCGAGGGGCAGATCCACGGCGGCGTCGCCCAGGGGGTCGGCGGCGCGCTGTACGAGCGGATGGTCTACGACGAGCACGGCCAGCTGCTGAACGCCTCGTTCATGGACTTCCTGATGCCCTACGCGACGGAGATCCCGGCCGTGGAGACCGCGCACCTGCAGACGCCGTCGCCGCTCAACCCGCTGGGCATCAAGGGGGCGGGGGAGGCGGGGGTCATCCCGGTGTCGGCGGTGATCGCCTCGGCGGTCGAGGACGCCGAGGGCATCGGGATCGACAAGATGCCGATCTCCCCGTCGGAGCTGTTCGACCTGCGCCGCTCCGCGACACCCTCGCCTCCGGCCCCGTCATGACGCGGCCGGCACCCGCCACGGCGGGTGCCGGAGCCCGTGCCCGCCGGGACAGTGCCTGGCGCGCGCCCGCCGTCCTGATCCGGTGGGTCAGGCGCTGACCTCGTCGGGGGCCGGCAGGTCGCGCATCGTGCGCAGCGGGGACAGCAGCAGCGGGACCACGGCCAGCAGCGCCAGCACCACGCTGATCCACAGCGTGGCGCGGGCCCCGAAGAGCTCGCCCAGCACTCCTCCGGCCAGGCCGCCCAGGGGGAGTGTGCCCCACACGACGAAGCGCATGGTGGCGTTCATCCTGCCGAGCATGTGCTCGGGGGTGACGCCCTGGCGGAAGCTGACCTGGCTGACGTTGTAGAGGACCACGCCGACCCCGTGCATGAACATGCCGACCGCGAACAGCGACGTCTTCCAGCCGGGCCCGCTGAGCGGCACCAGGAGCATGAACGGGGCGGTCGCGAGGATGGACAGCCAGATGATCCTGGCCGTGCCGACGAGGCGGCTGACCGTGCCCACGATCGCCGCGCCGGTGAGCCCGCCGAGGGCCGCCGCGGAGAACAGCAGGCCGATGGCGCCGGGGGCGAGGCCCACCACCCGGGTCAGGAAGATCATCTCAACGGCCGCAATCATCCCGCTCGTGAAGTTGGCGGTGGCGGTGGAGGCGCTGATCATCCGCAGGATCCGGTGCGTGGCCACATAGCGGAGCCCTTCACCGATCTCCTTCAGCAGCCCCTGCCGGCCGGCCGGGTCCGGCGTCTGCTCGGTGGCGTCGATCCGCCACAGGAACAGCGCCGAGCCGAGGAAGCTGACGGCGTCCGCCAGCACCGCGACCGGCGCGGTGAGCACCTGGACCAGCCCGCCGCCCACGCTCGGCCCGGCCACGCCCGCCGCCGACCGCACGATCTCCAGCTTGGCGTTGCCGTCCATCAGCTGGTCCCGGCCGACCAGGCTCGGCAGATAGCTCTGGTAGGCGATGTCGAAGAAGACCGTGGCCAGGCCCATGCCGAGCGCCACGACGTACAGCTGGGGGAGGCTCAGCGCGTCCAGCCACCACGCGATCGGCACCGACGCCAGCAGCGCGCCGCGGACCACGTCGGCGGTGATCAGGATCCGCCTCCTGCGCATCCGGTCCACCCAGACCCCGGCCGGCAGTCCCACCAGCAGGAAGGCCGCGGTCTCGGCCGCGACCAGCAGTCCGGTCTCGAACTCGCTCGCCTCGAGCGCGAGCACCGCGACCAGCGGGAGCGCGAGCATGCTGATCTGCGTGCCGAGCTGGCTGACGGTGTCGGCGCCGAACAGGAGCATGAAGTTCCGGTGGCGGAACAGGCTGGGGGGCTTCATGAAGGGAATCCTTCAGAGCCGGCCGGGGGAAAGCAACCGCCTTTCCCGCGGGGCCCGTACGGCGCGCGGCGAGGCGGGACCCGCCAGGGCCCGGAGCGCCACGGCGGCGCCCGGCCCTCGCGGGTCCCGTCCGTTCCGGCGGGAGGCGTCAGGACACCTCGGCGACCAGGCGCTTGCGGAACACCCAATAGGACCAGACCTGGTAGCCGAGCACGAACGGCAGCGCGATCAGGCCGATCCAGGTCAGCATGCCCAGCGTGTAGGGGCCGGAGGCGGCCTCGGCGACGGTGAGGCCGGGCAGGGGGGCCGGCCAGAGGGCGCCGAACAGGGCGACCGAGCCCAGCGCGATGGACGAGGCGGTGGCGGCGAACGCCCAGCCGTCCCGGCCGCGCCAGGTCAGCGCGACCGCGGCGGCCAGGGCGGCCATCGCGCTCATCGCGCAGGCCCACAGCCACGGGGCGGCCGTCCAGTCGGCGACGGCCGTGCCGGCGGCCGGGATGTTGGACAGCGCCACGACCGCGGCGGGCAGTGCCACCGCGGAAGTGATCATCGCGGTACGGCGGGCCCGGGCACGCACCGGGCCGGACGTCTTGAGGGCGACGAAGACCGCGCCGTGCAGCACGCACAGCGACAGGGAGAACACCCCGCCGACCAGCGCGGCCAGCGCGCTGTTGTGCAGCAGGTCGGCGAAGACGGCGCCCCAGAGGAAGGCCGGGAGCGCGCTGCCGACCAGGATGCCCAGGTCGCACCAGGCGCGGTCGGAGGAGTGGTGGACCTTGCCCCGCCACTCCAGGCCGATGCCGCGCACGATCAGCCCGACGAGGACCAGCGCGATCGGCAGGTAGAACTCGCTGAGCAGCCCGGCGTACCAGGCGGGGAAGGCGGCGAACATCGCGCCGACCGCGGTGATCAGCCAGACCTCGTTGCCGTCCCAGACCGGGCCGATCGTGCCGAGGACCTGCTTGCGCTCGGCCTCGTTCCTGGACAGCACCGGGGCCAGCAGGCCCACGCCGAAGTCGAAGCCCTCCAGGACGAAGAATCCGGTCCAGAGGAAGGCGATGATCGCGAACCAGAAGGTGGTGAGTTCCATCGTTTCCGCCTCAGTACATCAGGGTCGGCTGGAGCCGGGCGCCCGCGTCCTCACCGTCGCGGGAGGGCGGCGTCCCGGGAGCGGGGGAGACGGGCTCGGGACCCGTCCTGACATGGCGGATGATCAGCACGGCCTCGGCCAGCGCGAGCGCGCCGTACAGGGCGGTGAAGACCGCCAGCGTCACGGCCACCTCGGTGAGGCTGACGCCGGGTGACACGCTCGCGGCCGTGAGCAGTTCGCCCTGGACGGTCCACGGCTGGCGGCCGATCTCGCTGAGCAGCCAGCCCGCGATCATCGCGAGGGTCGGCAGCGGCAGCGCCAGCACGCAGGCCCGGGCGAACCACGCGGGGACCTCGCGCGGCGGGCGCGGGTCGCGGCGGCGCCCGCGGGTCAGCCAGAGGCCGAGGACCGACAGGGCCACCGTGGCCATCCCGAAGGTGATCATCACGCGGAAGGACCAGTAGACCACGGGCAGGTTGGGGCGGTAGTCGGCCGGGCCGAACTCCTCGGTGAAGCGGGCCTGCAGGTTCTCGGTGCCCTGGACGACCGCCCCGGGGTCGTTGGTGGCCAGGAAGCTGAGCAGCATGGGCACCTCGACCCCCGGCACGGGGGAGAACGGCGCGCCCGCGGTGTCGTGCCTGAGCCCCTCGGCGGCGGCCAGCTTCATCGGCTGCTGCTCGTACAGCAGCTTGGCGGACATGTCCCCGCTGCCGGCGACCACGACTCCGGCGATCGCCGTCATGACCAGCGCGGCCCGCATCGGGGTCCGCCACATGTCCACCGCGCCCCGCCGGACCGGGGTGGTCCGGTCGGGGTCGGCGCGCCGCTCGCGCAGGACCTGGTAGCCGCAGACCGCCAGTACGAACCCGCCCGCGACCACGAAGGCCGCGCCCACCACGTGGGGCACCTGGGCGAGCGCGGTGGAGTTGGTGAGCACCGCCCACAGGTCCGTCATGCGGGCCTTGCCGTCGACCACCTCGTAGCCGACCGGGTGCTTCATCCAGGCGTTGGCGGCGAGGATGAAGTACGCCGACAGGTTGGAGCCGATGACCGCTGCCCAGATCGTGGCCAGGTGGACACGCTTGGGCAGCTTGTCCCAACCGAAGATCCACAGCCCCAGGAACGTCGACTCCAGGAAGAACGCGAGCAGTGCCTCCAGGGCCAGCGGGGCGCCGAAGACGTCACCGACGAAGATCGAGTAGTCGCTCCAGTTCATGCCGAACTGGAACTCCTGCACGATGCCGGTGACCACGCCCATCGCGAAGTTGATCAGGAAGAGCTTCCCGAAGAACTTCGTGAGCCTGAGGTAGTGCTCCTTGCCCGTGCGGTGCCACGCCGTCTGCAGGCCGGCCACGAACACGCCGAGGCCGATCGTCAGGGGTACGAACAGAAAGTGGTACACGGTGGTGACCCCGAACTGCCACCGCGCAAGGTCCAGTGCGTCCATCTTCCCCTCACGGGTCCTGAGCTCTACAAGCTGTAGTGCTACTAAAAGTAGTACTACAAGCTGTAGAGCAATGGGCGGGGTTGGCGCCGCGAGCTGCTGCGATCTTTGTCACATGGCCCGTCCGGGACCGCACTTCCCGGACGGGCCGAGATCGCCCCCTCCGCCCGCGGCGCCTGTTCTCCCCCCCTGTGCCGCCGGAGGTCGTGCCCCGGGCGGCCCGGACGGCGGGGTGTGTGCCCCGCCGGCCTGATGCGCCCCGGGCCTGCCGGGCCCCGGGGGCGCATGACCCCAATGGTGGTGCGAGAGGTGCCTGCCGGGCATCAGCCGCTGGGGTGATTCCGGGGTACGCCGGACGGCGGACGGTGCGGACCGGGTGGGTGGGCGCCTTGAGAATGCCGGCGGTGCCGAGGGGGTGGGGGTGGATATGTGGACATTCCTGAGGCTTTCATCTATATAGAGATATACCTATATAGAGAGAAGGCAATATGGAAGTCCTGGACGGAGCCCTGGAGCGGTTCGCCGGCACCGGACCCGAGTTCGGCGGCGGCCTGTCCAGCCACGGGCCGATGGCTGTGGAGGCCCTGGTCAGGCTGGACCGCGCCGACGCCGTGGAGCGCTGGGTGGAGGGCTACCTCCCCCGGCTGCAGCCGGAGCCGGGGCGGGTGGAGCCCATCGGCGACTGGCGGGAGGCACTCGGCGACTTCCGGCGGGTGACCGACTGGAGCGGATACTTCGCCCACCGGTTCGAGGAGGCGCCCTGGCTGGAGGTGACCTCCGAATGGTGGCCGCGGCTGGTCCCGGGACTCGCCGCCGGGGCCACCCACGGGATCATCCGCGCCGCGCACGCCATCCGGGCCGTCGCCGAGAGCCCGGAGCCCGCGCGGCTGGCGGAGCTCGCACGCGCGCTGGGCTACTGGGCCGCCCGCTACGCCGAGCTGCCCGGGACGCCGCGCACCGGCGGGAACGCCTCCCTGGACGACGCGGTGCGGAGCCTGCCGCCGATGCGCGAGATCCCGGCGGGCGGGCTGATCACCGATCAGCTGGCCGGGCTCGGCACCGTGGCAGCCTTCCCCGAGGCGGTCGGCGCGCTCCGGCCGCCCGTGGACGTCGACGCCGACCTCGGAGAGCTCAGCCGGACCTTCGCGAGGATCTTCCTGACCCACGGGCGCCGGGCACCGATCGCGTTCCTGCACGCGGTCACCGCCCCGGCGGCGGTCAGGTCGGTGCTCCCGCTGCTGCCCGGCCCGCTCCACCGGCCCACCTACGACGCGCTCTGGCAGGTGGCCGCCGGGATCCACAGCGCGTTCGCCGCCCGCGCCACCCCCGAGCCGCCGCCGTACGGCGAGCCGCCCGGCCCCGAGGAGGTGGCGGCGCGGGCGGTGGACAACGGCGACGAGCACGCGATCAAGCTCGCGGAGGCATGTCTCCGCGAGCACGCCCGCACCCCCGACCCCGTCTACCTCCACGCAGCCGCGCGGGCCGCCGAGATCCTCTGACCCCCGGCCCGGCCGGACGTGCGGGTCGTGGGGAGCGGGGCCGGGCGGGTCTAGCGGGTCGCGGCCTTCAGGTAGGCGTCCAGATTGCCGATCTCGAACCCCCGACGTTTGATCTTGTTGACCAGGACGCGGAAGTCGCGTGACAGGCCCGGACGGAAGTGCAGCAGCAGCACGTCACCCGGGCGGAGCTTCTTGTCGGGCACCTGGTAGGCGATCTTCCCGCCGGGCTGCACGGTCGCGGTCCAGAGCAGGAGCGCGTCGATGCCGCAGGCCTTGGCGGCCCTGCGGGTCAGGGTGTTGTGGTTGCCGAACGGCGGCCGGAACAGCGTGGGCCTGCTGCCCACATGCTTGCGGATCAGCGTGGAGGTGCCGCAGATCTCGGCCCTCTGCCGCTGGTAGCCGAGCGCCGGCAGGTTCGGATGGGTCAGCGTGTGGTTCTCGATCGTCGCCCCCGCCTTGTGCAGGGCGCGTACGTACTCCCACTTGCCGGCGCCCAGGAATCTGCCGCCCTGCGCGGTCGGGTCGGTCGTGCCCCTGGCCTCCACGGCGTCGCGGGTGACGAAGGCCGCGATGGGGATCCGCTGGTCCCTGACCTGCGCGAGGAAACCCGGATCCTGCTCCCAGCCGTCGTCGATGGTGAGGAAGACCACCTTCCGCCCGGTGGGGATGGAGCTGATCACCCGGGGCAGCCCGTCGGAGGGCGCCGGGATCCGGCCCACCTCACCCGGTCTGGGCAGTGCCCCCGGCGGCCGGGAGGGGCTGACCGGCGAGGCGCTGACATTCGGGGAGTCCGGGGCGGAGGAGGCACGGCCGGTGCCGGGCTCCGGGACGCCGCCGGTGCCGCCGGCGCATCCCGCGCCCGCCGCCAGGGCCATGAACGCCGCCGCCGATCTGCTCGCCCATGATTTCCCCGGTGCCATGGGCCACCATCCTGCCAGCAGCCGGAGCTCCAACTGACCGGCCGGGTGCGGGAGACGCCGTCGGTACGGCGGCCGGAGAAGGCATAGGCGGGTCCGCCGGAGGGGAGGGTGCCCGGTATCGACGAGCAAGGACGAGCGAGGAGGACACATGTCGCAGTCCGATGAGAGCCGGCCACTGGCCGACCGCCGGGAGAATCCGGAAGATCATGACGTTCCGGACTTCGCCGAGGAGTCCGCTCCCTCTCCCACCGACCCGGCCAACCAGCCCGAGGGCGATCCCGACAAGCACGTCTACGGGGAGGATGAGGGCTATGAGGAGCCGACCCGGGCCTGAGACCGGGGGCGCGGGCTCCCCGCGCCGCCCACGGGAGGCGGCCCGGGTGGGCCGCGTGGACCGTCCTGCGGATCGGGGGACGGGTGGCACGGAGGCGCCGGAGGGAGGGCAGGCCGACACATGGAGGTGCTGAGCAGCCGCATCCTCGTGCGTCCCTCCGATCCCGAGCGCAGCCGCCGGTTCTACCGGGACATCCTGGGTCTGGCGGTATACCGGGAGTTCGGCCCCGCCGAGGACCCGGGCCTGGTCTTCTTCCTCGGCCAGGGCTTCCTGGAGCTCTCCGGCCGCTCCGACGGGGCCGGGGGGCAGACCTCCGCGGTCTGGCTCCAGGTCCGCGACCTGTCGGCCGAGCACGGGCGGCTGCGCGATGCGGGGGTCGGCGTGGTCCACCCTCCCCGGCGGGAGCCGTGGGGGTTGATCGAGATGTGGATCGAGGATCCCGACGGCCTGCCCATCGTCCTCGTCGAGATCCCCGACGACCACCCCCTGCGGCGCGACCAACGGTGACCCGGCCCGGTCCGGGGCGGTCCGGGGCGGGGCGGGGCGGTCCGGGGCGGCTGCGGCGTGTCCGTCTGGGCCACCACGGCCGCCCTGCTGTCGGAGGCGGCTGCGGCGTGGCCGTCGGGCCGGAAGCCGGGGTAGGGTCAGCACCACCACGGATCCGGGTGGTCGCGGGGGTCCGCGGCCACGATGATCACGGAATCCTGGGACAGGACATCAGCTCTGACGCCGATCTACGGCGCTGAAGCCGATCAATCCTGTCTGGCGTCCGCGCTCCCGAGGAGAACCGTGACCAATTCGACCGTGATCGATCCCCCGGACCGGTCCGCCGGCACCGCGGACGCGGACAGCGGCGCCCGGGGCAGCGACTTCGCCCGCCTGGCACGCCGGATCGCCGAGGCGGGGCTGCTGGAGCGCCGCCCGGGCCACTACGCCCTGCGGCTGGCTCTCGTCGCCGCCGCCTTCGCCGGAGGCTGGGCCGCGTTCTTCGCGGTGGGCGACTCCTGGTACCAGCTGCTGGTGGCGGCCTTCCTGGCGCTGGTCTTCGCCCAGATCGCGCTGGTCGCCCACGACCTGGCCCACCGGCAGGTCTTCCGCTCCCGGCGCGCCAGCGGGATCGCCGGCCTGGTGGCCGGCAACCTCGCCATCGGCATGAGCTACGGCTGGTGGATGGACAAGCACACCCGCCACCACGCCAATCCCAACCACGAGGACCACGACCCCGACGTCTCACCCGACTTCCTGATCTGGTCGACCGAGCAGGCCGCCGCCAGCCGGGGGCTGCCCAGGTTCCTGGGACGCCGGCAGGCGCTGCTGTTCTTCCCGCTGCTCACGCTGGAGGGGTTCAACCTGCACGTGTCCAGCTTCCGGGCCCTGGCGCGCCCGTCGCTGAAGCGCCGCGGGCTGGAGGCGGTGCTGCTGACGGCGCACGTGGCCGCCTACCTCGCCGCGCTGCTGACGGTGCTGTCGCCCGGCCGGGCCATCGCCTTCCTCCTGCTGCACCAGGCGGTCTTCGGCGTCTACCTGGGCTGCACGTTCGCGCCCAACCACAAGGGGATGCCGATGCTGAGGGGCGACGACCGGCTCGACTTCCTCCGGCGTCAGGTGCTGACCTCGCGTAACGTGCGCGGCGGGCGGGTGCTGGACACGGTGCTGGGCGGGCTCAACTACCAGATCGAGCACCACCTCTTCCCGAGCATGCCGATGCCGAACCTGCGCCGTGCCCAGCCGATCGTGCGGGAATACTGTGAGGAGCTGGACATCCCCTACCTGGAGAGCGGGCTCCTCAGCTCCTACGCGCAGGCGCTGCGCCACCTGCACGAGGTGGGGGCGCCGCTGCGGGGCCGCCCCTCCACGGCGGCCCGTCCCTGAGAGACGTCCGGCCGAGATCCCCGGCCGTGAACCGGGATTCCCGACGGCAGGAGGGACCCGGCCAAGATCCCCGGCCGGGAGAGGGGCCGGCCGGGGGCACAGGCCGTGAGAAGGGCCGGACCGAGATTCCCGGCCGTGAGAGGGGCCGGCCGGGGGCACCGGTCGCGGGCCGACGACGCCACGCGGGGCCTGTGACAATCGCGCGCCCCGCCGACGGGCAGATGTTGCTGTTATCGGCACGGCGGGCGATTGCCTATGGTGCTGCTGTGAAGCTCGCAGGCAGTGCCGTACTCGGCATCGACAGGGACCGCGTGTGGTCCGCGCTCCAGGATCCGGCCGTGCTCGTGCGCACGATCCCGGGCTGCGAGCGCCTGGAGGAGACGGGGCCCGGCATCTACCGGATGACGGTCACCGCCGGAGTCGCCTCGATCAAGGGCGTCTATCAGGGAGAGGTCGCCCTGTCCGAGCCCGACGCCCCGCAGCGTTTCGTGCTCCGGGCGCGGGGGCAGGGCGCGCCCGGGACCGTGGACGCCACCGTGGAGATCCGCCTCAACGAGGTCGAGGGCGGCACCCGGATCGACTACGACGCCGAGGCCGTGATCGGCGGCATGATCGGAGGGATCGGCCAGCGCATGCTCGGCTCGGTCGCCAAGAAGACCGCGGGGGAGTTCTTCTCCGCGGTGGAGGGCCACCTCTCCGCCGTCCCCGTCTCCTCCGGCGCGGCGGCCCCGGCCGCACCGTCCCCGGCCGCACCGTCTCCAGGGGCGCCGTCCCCGGTGGCGACGTCCCCGGCCGTGCCGTCCCCGGTGGCGCCGTCCCCCGCCGGGGACGTCGCCGGGCCGCTCACGGTCCCGCGGATCTTCGAACGCCCCGCCGAGCAGCCCCCCGCGGGCGCTCGGGTGTGGCCGGTCCTGACCGCGTTCGGCATGGGCGCGGGCGTCGCGCTCGGCAGTGCCGTGATC
Coding sequences:
- a CDS encoding MFS transporter, producing the protein MKPPSLFRHRNFMLLFGADTVSQLGTQISMLALPLVAVLALEASEFETGLLVAAETAAFLLVGLPAGVWVDRMRRRRILITADVVRGALLASVPIAWWLDALSLPQLYVVALGMGLATVFFDIAYQSYLPSLVGRDQLMDGNAKLEIVRSAAGVAGPSVGGGLVQVLTAPVAVLADAVSFLGSALFLWRIDATEQTPDPAGRQGLLKEIGEGLRYVATHRILRMISASTATANFTSGMIAAVEMIFLTRVVGLAPGAIGLLFSAAALGGLTGAAIVGTVSRLVGTARIIWLSILATAPFMLLVPLSGPGWKTSLFAVGMFMHGVGVVLYNVSQVSFRQGVTPEHMLGRMNATMRFVVWGTLPLGGLAGGVLGELFGARATLWISVVLALLAVVPLLLSPLRTMRDLPAPDEVSA
- the cydB gene encoding cytochrome d ubiquinol oxidase subunit II gives rise to the protein MELTTFWFAIIAFLWTGFFVLEGFDFGVGLLAPVLSRNEAERKQVLGTIGPVWDGNEVWLITAVGAMFAAFPAWYAGLLSEFYLPIALVLVGLIVRGIGLEWRGKVHHSSDRAWCDLGILVGSALPAFLWGAVFADLLHNSALAALVGGVFSLSLCVLHGAVFVALKTSGPVRARARRTAMITSAVALPAAVVALSNIPAAGTAVADWTAAPWLWACAMSAMAALAAAVALTWRGRDGWAFAATASSIALGSVALFGALWPAPLPGLTVAEAASGPYTLGMLTWIGLIALPFVLGYQVWSYWVFRKRLVAEVS
- a CDS encoding cytochrome ubiquinol oxidase subunit I is translated as MDALDLARWQFGVTTVYHFLFVPLTIGLGVFVAGLQTAWHRTGKEHYLRLTKFFGKLFLINFAMGVVTGIVQEFQFGMNWSDYSIFVGDVFGAPLALEALLAFFLESTFLGLWIFGWDKLPKRVHLATIWAAVIGSNLSAYFILAANAWMKHPVGYEVVDGKARMTDLWAVLTNSTALAQVPHVVGAAFVVAGGFVLAVCGYQVLRERRADPDRTTPVRRGAVDMWRTPMRAALVMTAIAGVVVAGSGDMSAKLLYEQQPMKLAAAEGLRHDTAGAPFSPVPGVEVPMLLSFLATNDPGAVVQGTENLQARFTEEFGPADYRPNLPVVYWSFRVMITFGMATVALSVLGLWLTRGRRRDPRPPREVPAWFARACVLALPLPTLAMIAGWLLSEIGRQPWTVQGELLTAASVSPGVSLTEVAVTLAVFTALYGALALAEAVLIIRHVRTGPEPVSPAPGTPPSRDGEDAGARLQPTLMY
- a CDS encoding polysaccharide deacetylase family protein; its protein translation is MAPGKSWASRSAAAFMALAAGAGCAGGTGGVPEPGTGRASSAPDSPNVSASPVSPSRPPGALPRPGEVGRIPAPSDGLPRVISSIPTGRKVVFLTIDDGWEQDPGFLAQVRDQRIPIAAFVTRDAVEARGTTDPTAQGGRFLGAGKWEYVRALHKAGATIENHTLTHPNLPALGYQRQRAEICGTSTLIRKHVGSRPTLFRPPFGNHNTLTRRAAKACGIDALLLWTATVQPGGKIAYQVPDKKLRPGDVLLLHFRPGLSRDFRVLVNKIKRRGFEIGNLDAYLKAATR
- a CDS encoding VOC family protein encodes the protein MEVLSSRILVRPSDPERSRRFYRDILGLAVYREFGPAEDPGLVFFLGQGFLELSGRSDGAGGQTSAVWLQVRDLSAEHGRLRDAGVGVVHPPRREPWGLIEMWIEDPDGLPIVLVEIPDDHPLRRDQR
- a CDS encoding fatty acid desaturase family protein, which produces MTNSTVIDPPDRSAGTADADSGARGSDFARLARRIAEAGLLERRPGHYALRLALVAAAFAGGWAAFFAVGDSWYQLLVAAFLALVFAQIALVAHDLAHRQVFRSRRASGIAGLVAGNLAIGMSYGWWMDKHTRHHANPNHEDHDPDVSPDFLIWSTEQAAASRGLPRFLGRRQALLFFPLLTLEGFNLHVSSFRALARPSLKRRGLEAVLLTAHVAAYLAALLTVLSPGRAIAFLLLHQAVFGVYLGCTFAPNHKGMPMLRGDDRLDFLRRQVLTSRNVRGGRVLDTVLGGLNYQIEHHLFPSMPMPNLRRAQPIVREYCEELDIPYLESGLLSSYAQALRHLHEVGAPLRGRPSTAARP
- a CDS encoding SRPBCC family protein, producing MKLAGSAVLGIDRDRVWSALQDPAVLVRTIPGCERLEETGPGIYRMTVTAGVASIKGVYQGEVALSEPDAPQRFVLRARGQGAPGTVDATVEIRLNEVEGGTRIDYDAEAVIGGMIGGIGQRMLGSVAKKTAGEFFSAVEGHLSAVPVSSGAAAPAAPSPAAPSPGAPSPVATSPAVPSPVAPSPAGDVAGPLTVPRIFERPAEQPPAGARVWPVLTAFGMGAGVALGSAVIGWLLGRTGRKS